A region of Lichenibacterium dinghuense DNA encodes the following proteins:
- the glmM gene encoding phosphoglucosamine mutase: MGRRYFGTDGIRGRANGVITPDLAMKVGQATGLLFQRGSHRHRVVIGKDTRLSGYMIENAMVAGFTSVGMDVMLLGPMPTPAIAMLTRSMRADIGVMISASHNAYEDNGIKLFGPDGYKLSDEVESEIELLLDEDLGRRLSKSPALGRATRVDSAQARYIEFAKRTLPRHLSLEGLRIVLDCANGAAYKVAPEALWELGAEVFSIGVKPDGFNINHNVGSTSPEALVAKVREMRADVGIALDGDADRLLIVDEKGTIVDGDQLMAVIAQSWMEDGRLAKNGLVTTVMSNLGLERYLEGLGLSMVRTAVGDRYVLEHMREHGFNVGGEQSGHIILSDHSTTGDGLVAALQVLAVVKRRDRPVSEVCHRFEPLPQVLKNVRFVDRRTLAQEGVIRAIDGGRERLGQGGRLLIRPSGTEPVVRVMGEGDDRALVEAVVDDVCAALSSHSSAMAAE, encoded by the coding sequence ATGGGTCGCAGGTATTTCGGGACGGACGGCATCCGCGGCCGGGCCAATGGCGTCATCACGCCGGACCTCGCCATGAAGGTCGGCCAGGCGACGGGCCTCCTGTTCCAGCGCGGCAGCCACCGCCACCGCGTGGTGATCGGCAAGGACACGCGCCTGTCGGGCTACATGATCGAGAACGCCATGGTGGCGGGCTTCACCTCGGTCGGCATGGACGTGATGCTGCTCGGCCCCATGCCGACGCCCGCCATCGCCATGCTGACGCGCTCCATGCGGGCCGACATCGGCGTGATGATCTCGGCCTCCCACAACGCCTACGAGGACAACGGCATCAAGCTGTTCGGCCCGGACGGCTACAAGCTGAGCGACGAGGTGGAGAGCGAGATCGAGCTGCTGCTCGACGAGGACCTCGGCCGCCGCCTGTCGAAGTCGCCCGCGCTCGGGAGAGCCACCCGCGTCGACAGCGCCCAGGCGCGCTACATCGAGTTCGCCAAGCGCACGCTGCCCCGCCACCTGTCGCTCGAAGGCCTGCGCATCGTGCTCGATTGCGCCAACGGGGCCGCCTACAAGGTGGCGCCCGAGGCGCTGTGGGAGCTCGGCGCCGAGGTCTTCTCGATCGGCGTGAAGCCGGACGGCTTCAACATCAACCACAACGTCGGCTCGACCTCGCCCGAGGCGCTGGTCGCCAAGGTGCGCGAGATGCGCGCCGACGTCGGCATCGCGCTCGACGGCGACGCCGACCGCCTGCTGATCGTGGACGAGAAGGGCACGATCGTCGACGGCGACCAGCTCATGGCCGTGATCGCGCAGAGCTGGATGGAGGACGGGCGCCTCGCCAAGAACGGCCTCGTCACGACCGTGATGTCGAACCTCGGCCTCGAGCGCTACTTGGAGGGGCTCGGCCTGTCGATGGTGCGCACGGCGGTGGGCGACCGCTACGTGCTGGAGCACATGCGCGAGCACGGCTTCAACGTCGGCGGCGAGCAGTCGGGCCACATCATCCTGTCCGACCATTCCACCACGGGCGACGGCCTCGTGGCGGCCCTCCAGGTGCTGGCCGTGGTGAAGCGCCGCGACCGGCCGGTGAGCGAGGTGTGCCACCGCTTCGAGCCGCTCCCCCAGGTGCTCAAGAACGTGCGCTTCGTGGACCGCCGCACCCTCGCCCAGGAGGGCGTCATCCGCGCCATCGACGGCGGGCGCGAGCGCCTCGGGCAGGGCGGGCGCCTGCTGATCCGCCCGTCCGGCACCGAGCCCGTCGTGCGGGTGATGGGCGAGGGCGACGACCGCGCCCTGGTCGAGGCCGTGGTGGACGACGTCTGTGCGGCCCTGTCATCCCACTCGTCCGCCATGGCGGCGGAATAG
- a CDS encoding polysaccharide deacetylase family protein produces the protein MVTRFRTLLAALALLGTAGAAPSAEPAPARAAAQSCRNPDALGVGRTVEVGGPVELGLKTYPRTLDLRDHEVVLTFDDGPWGPTTPDVLRALDAQCVKATFFLIGRNAQAHPDLVQREVAAGHTVGHHTWDHPALTLHYTSGEKGIDDIEHGMKADDRAAGYGEWTGAPRVPFFRYPGFGDSPDTLKWLRDRKVAVFGADLWASDWIPMTPDAEFELLMGRLRAAGRGVILLHDIKRQTADMLPRFLAALKAEGFHVVHVVPGGATPPLREAPAGWTSETERTIAHMWPKAPEAARPEPRPAPARAGAAPGGTQDHATLRPALD, from the coding sequence ATGGTTACCCGCTTCCGAACGCTCCTGGCCGCCCTGGCCCTCCTCGGCACGGCCGGCGCGGCCCCGTCCGCGGAGCCGGCCCCCGCCCGGGCCGCGGCCCAAAGCTGCCGCAATCCGGACGCACTCGGGGTCGGCCGCACGGTGGAGGTCGGCGGGCCCGTGGAACTCGGGCTGAAGACCTATCCGCGGACGCTGGATCTCCGCGACCACGAGGTCGTGCTCACCTTCGACGACGGCCCGTGGGGCCCCACCACGCCCGACGTGCTGCGCGCGCTCGACGCGCAATGCGTGAAGGCGACCTTCTTCCTGATCGGGCGCAACGCCCAGGCCCACCCGGATCTCGTGCAGCGCGAGGTCGCGGCCGGCCACACCGTGGGCCACCACACCTGGGACCATCCGGCGCTGACGCTGCACTACACGAGCGGCGAGAAGGGCATCGACGACATCGAGCACGGCATGAAGGCCGACGACAGGGCGGCCGGCTACGGCGAGTGGACGGGGGCGCCGCGCGTGCCCTTCTTCCGCTACCCCGGCTTCGGCGACTCGCCGGACACGCTGAAGTGGCTGAGGGACCGCAAGGTGGCGGTGTTCGGCGCCGACCTCTGGGCTTCGGACTGGATCCCGATGACGCCGGACGCGGAGTTCGAGCTGCTGATGGGGCGCCTGCGGGCGGCCGGGCGCGGCGTCATCCTGCTCCACGACATCAAGCGGCAGACCGCCGACATGCTGCCGCGCTTCCTCGCCGCCCTGAAGGCGGAGGGGTTCCACGTCGTCCACGTGGTGCCGGGCGGCGCGACCCCGCCGCTCCGCGAGGCTCCGGCGGGCTGGACCTCCGAGACGGAGCGCACCATCGCCCACATGTGGCCGAAGGCGCCCGAGGCGGCGCGGCCCGAGCCCCGTCCGGCGCCCGCCCGGGCCGGCGCTGCGCCGGGCGGGACCCAGGACCACGCGACCCTGAGGCCCGCCCTCGACTGA
- a CDS encoding TadG family pilus assembly protein, giving the protein MARGFWRDRSGSVAVVTVMLLGVLFGMAAITVDASRFYLAKRRQQGMTDLAAVAAAASLANARAAAGASLAANGVPAADLAAVELGRYAADPTVPAAQRFTAGGAGANAVRVTLTSTPASVFGRLLGVAKATVGTRSVAVNANVAAFALGSTLASLDGGLLNGLLGGLTGTTLSLSALDYAGLAGANVDLFGLSNALAARIGATGSYASLAATTVRVADVLRAAADAGAASGMPAATAAALRAIATAIGPSGPSLSFGSLVAFGAYGTLTVGSPPPVAAQLPVLPLVAAAARLGGGSAEVSANLLPATGGAVTGATVKVVFGSPTAGSSYAAVGPVGTTLHTAQTRVLLTLKLAPLGAIANVLTLPLYVEVAPATATLSAVGCSAGAPVDPAATLLVSPGAVDAWIGAVSDAMLTNTTSPVSASPAVLTSVSLPLVGDLLVVTGRAHATVSNTASTAVPFKQAEIAAGTMKTTATTDYTSSLLSNLFSGLQLGGSVAGLPVAVPGTVTSGIGALLQADLAPVDVALSNTLGALGVTVGDADTWVRAVRCGQGAIVN; this is encoded by the coding sequence ATGGCGCGCGGGTTCTGGCGCGACCGGTCCGGCTCCGTCGCGGTCGTCACGGTGATGCTGCTGGGCGTCCTGTTCGGCATGGCCGCCATCACGGTCGACGCGAGCCGCTTCTACCTCGCCAAGCGCCGCCAGCAGGGCATGACCGACCTCGCCGCCGTGGCGGCGGCGGCCAGCCTCGCCAACGCCCGCGCGGCCGCCGGGGCCAGCCTCGCCGCCAACGGGGTGCCGGCGGCGGACCTCGCCGCGGTCGAGCTCGGCCGCTACGCGGCCGACCCGACCGTGCCGGCGGCGCAGCGGTTCACCGCGGGCGGAGCCGGCGCCAACGCCGTGCGGGTGACGCTGACGAGCACGCCCGCCTCGGTGTTCGGCCGCCTGCTCGGGGTCGCCAAGGCCACGGTCGGCACGCGGTCGGTGGCGGTCAACGCCAACGTCGCCGCCTTCGCCCTCGGCTCGACCCTGGCCAGCCTCGACGGCGGCCTCCTCAACGGCCTGCTCGGGGGGCTGACCGGGACGACGCTGAGCCTGTCGGCCCTCGACTACGCCGGCCTCGCCGGCGCCAACGTCGACCTGTTCGGGCTCAGCAACGCGCTGGCGGCGCGGATCGGCGCGACCGGGTCCTACGCGTCGCTGGCCGCGACGACGGTGCGCGTCGCCGACGTGCTCCGGGCCGCGGCGGACGCCGGCGCGGCGAGCGGCATGCCGGCCGCGACCGCGGCGGCGCTGCGCGCGATCGCGACCGCCATCGGCCCGTCCGGCCCGAGCCTCAGCTTCGGCAGCCTCGTGGCGTTCGGCGCCTACGGCACGCTCACGGTGGGGTCGCCGCCGCCCGTCGCGGCCCAGCTGCCGGTGCTGCCGCTCGTGGCCGCGGCGGCCCGGCTCGGCGGCGGCTCGGCCGAGGTGTCGGCGAATCTCCTGCCCGCCACCGGGGGCGCCGTCACGGGCGCCACGGTGAAGGTGGTGTTCGGCAGCCCGACGGCGGGATCGAGCTACGCCGCGGTCGGCCCCGTCGGCACCACCCTGCACACGGCGCAGACGCGGGTGCTGCTGACCCTCAAGCTCGCGCCGCTCGGCGCCATCGCGAACGTGCTGACCCTGCCGCTCTACGTCGAGGTGGCGCCCGCCACCGCCACGCTGTCGGCCGTGGGCTGCTCGGCCGGGGCACCCGTCGATCCCGCGGCGACGCTGCTCGTGTCGCCGGGCGCGGTGGACGCCTGGATCGGCGCCGTGTCGGACGCGATGCTGACCAACACGACGAGCCCCGTGTCGGCGAGCCCCGCCGTGCTGACCAGCGTGAGCCTGCCGTTGGTCGGCGATCTCCTGGTCGTGACCGGGCGCGCGCACGCCACCGTGTCCAACACCGCGTCGACCGCCGTCCCTTTCAAACAGGCCGAGATCGCCGCCGGAACCATGAAGACCACCGCGACGACCGACTATACGTCGTCGCTGCTGTCGAACCTGTTCAGCGGCCTGCAGCTCGGCGGCAGCGTGGCCGGCCTCCCCGTCGCCGTTCCCGGCACGGTGACGAGCGGCATCGGCGCGCTGCTGCAGGCCGACCTCGCGCCGGTCGACGTCGCGCTGTCCAACACGCTGGGCGCGCTCGGCGTCACGGTGGGCGACGCCGACACCTGGGTCCGCGCGGTGCGGTGCGGCCAGGGCGCGATCGTCAACTGA
- a CDS encoding TadE/TadG family type IV pilus assembly protein: protein MSSRLLTIMSDKRGATAVEFALVTPILVVLSFGLVAFGAIVSVDNGLQQLVAEAARASVAGLSDAERTQLAQASVAANAKSYPFIDASKINMLTSDPTASSFQVTVRYDMSGLFAYRMLSGLPLPSPAVVRSAVVQRGGF, encoded by the coding sequence ATGTCGTCGCGTCTGCTCACCATCATGTCGGACAAACGCGGCGCGACGGCGGTCGAGTTCGCGCTGGTGACGCCGATCCTGGTGGTGCTCTCGTTCGGCCTCGTGGCCTTCGGCGCGATCGTCAGCGTCGACAACGGCCTGCAGCAGCTCGTCGCCGAGGCGGCGCGGGCCTCGGTGGCGGGCCTCAGCGACGCGGAGCGGACCCAGCTCGCGCAGGCCTCGGTCGCGGCCAACGCGAAAAGCTACCCGTTCATCGACGCGAGCAAGATCAACATGCTGACGAGCGACCCGACCGCGAGCTCGTTCCAGGTGACGGTGCGCTACGACATGTCGGGCCTCTTCGCCTATCGCATGCTGTCCGGGCTTCCCCTGCCCAGCCCCGCCGTGGTGCGCTCGGCCGTCGTGCAGCGCGGGGGGTTTTGA
- a CDS encoding DUF952 domain-containing protein, translating into MTDLVYKIAPAVLWREAEAAGVFRGAPVDLADSFIHFSTAGQARETAARHFAGQEDLLLIAVEAAALGEALRWEPSRGGALFPHLYGPLPMSAVRRVDPLPLGADGLHAFPDAA; encoded by the coding sequence ATGACCGACCTCGTCTACAAGATCGCACCGGCCGTTCTGTGGCGCGAGGCCGAAGCCGCCGGCGTGTTCCGCGGCGCCCCGGTCGACCTCGCCGACAGCTTCATCCACTTCTCGACGGCCGGGCAGGCCCGCGAGACCGCGGCACGCCACTTCGCCGGACAGGAGGACCTGCTGCTGATCGCCGTTGAGGCCGCGGCGCTCGGCGAGGCCCTGCGCTGGGAGCCGTCGCGGGGCGGCGCGCTGTTCCCACACCTCTACGGCCCGCTGCCGATGAGCGCGGTGCGGCGCGTCGACCCCCTGCCGCTCGGGGCGGACGGGCTGCACGCCTTTCCGGACGCGGCGTGA
- a CDS encoding adenylate/guanylate cyclase domain-containing protein encodes MRDGDITAIAKWLVGQGLAGATETDLVTGFCARCVEGGLAVSRGLVLIDTLHPVYEGRAFNWHDAGGEFTEHFYGRSDIGEAAQDWLRSAWYHIVETGCGDVRRRFFRGDPCDFNRLQGYCDEGHRDYFAIVTPYSQEDAFGLMDCVYSHWMTREPEGFSDADIAALRRLVPILALAVKGPSLARIARTLVEVYLGRDAGARVLSGRISRGVADEIDAVLWFSDLRGYTAISDTAPPGEIIPLLNDYAEAAISAIDAAGGDVLKLIGDGILAIFKADDRAEACRCALAAEADLRARLTELNARRAAEGRPATTLYLGLHVGAVFYGNIGADSRLDFTVVGPAVNEVSRIAALCRSADRGVLLSSAFQAAVPEDERAHIVSVGRYALRGVGRAQELFTLDETA; translated from the coding sequence ATGCGGGACGGCGACATCACGGCGATCGCGAAGTGGCTCGTCGGCCAGGGCCTCGCGGGCGCCACGGAGACGGACCTCGTCACCGGCTTCTGCGCGCGCTGCGTCGAGGGGGGCCTCGCCGTGTCGCGCGGGCTGGTGCTGATCGACACGCTGCACCCCGTCTACGAGGGCCGCGCCTTCAACTGGCACGACGCGGGCGGCGAGTTCACCGAGCATTTCTACGGGCGCTCGGACATCGGCGAGGCCGCGCAGGATTGGCTCCGGAGCGCATGGTACCACATCGTCGAGACCGGCTGCGGCGACGTGCGCCGCCGGTTCTTCCGGGGCGACCCCTGCGACTTCAACCGCCTGCAGGGCTACTGCGACGAGGGCCACCGCGACTATTTCGCGATCGTGACGCCTTATTCGCAGGAGGACGCCTTCGGGCTGATGGACTGCGTCTACTCGCACTGGATGACGCGGGAGCCGGAGGGCTTCAGCGACGCCGACATCGCGGCGCTGCGCCGCCTCGTGCCGATCCTGGCGCTGGCCGTGAAGGGCCCGTCGCTGGCCCGCATCGCCCGCACGCTGGTCGAAGTCTACCTCGGGCGGGACGCCGGCGCGCGGGTGCTCAGCGGGCGCATCTCGCGCGGCGTCGCCGACGAGATCGACGCCGTGCTGTGGTTCTCCGACCTGCGCGGCTACACGGCCATCTCCGACACGGCGCCGCCGGGCGAGATCATCCCGCTGCTCAACGACTACGCCGAGGCCGCCATCTCGGCCATCGACGCGGCGGGCGGCGACGTGCTGAAGCTGATCGGCGACGGCATCCTGGCGATCTTCAAGGCCGACGACCGGGCCGAGGCGTGCCGCTGCGCGCTCGCCGCCGAGGCGGACCTCAGGGCGCGGCTGACGGAGCTGAACGCCCGACGCGCCGCGGAAGGGCGCCCCGCCACCACGCTCTACCTCGGGCTGCACGTCGGCGCGGTGTTCTACGGCAACATCGGCGCGGACAGCCGGCTCGACTTCACGGTGGTGGGGCCCGCGGTCAACGAGGTGAGCCGCATCGCCGCCCTGTGCCGCTCGGCGGACCGGGGCGTGCTGCTGTCCTCGGCCTTCCAGGCCGCCGTTCCCGAGGACGAGCGCGCCCACATCGTGTCGGTGGGCCGCTACGCCCTGCGCGGCGTGGGCCGCGCGCAGGAGCTGTTCACGCTCGACGAGACCGCCTGA
- a CDS encoding DUF6460 domain-containing protein — translation MSDSTATRFLGGSPSAVLVRLVVVSLIVGALMSWLGIDAFDIVDEIQRGFSHLYGTGFAALRGLGGTVLAGAAVVVPVWLVLRVLSWRGPQARLAPDDARRDGAPSRWTNPERARD, via the coding sequence ATGTCAGACAGCACCGCCACCCGTTTCCTCGGCGGCTCGCCATCGGCGGTGCTGGTCCGCCTCGTCGTCGTGTCGCTGATCGTCGGCGCGCTGATGTCCTGGCTCGGCATCGACGCCTTCGACATCGTGGACGAGATCCAGCGCGGGTTCAGCCACCTCTACGGCACGGGCTTCGCGGCGCTGCGCGGGCTTGGCGGCACGGTGCTGGCCGGCGCCGCCGTCGTGGTGCCGGTGTGGCTCGTCCTGCGCGTGCTGAGCTGGCGCGGGCCGCAGGCGCGCCTCGCGCCCGACGACGCGCGCCGCGACGGGGCTCCGTCGCGCTGGACGAACCCCGAACGCGCGCGGGACTGA